The DNA region attgaaaaaatataagtatgatgaaaaaaataataaattaaattaattaaaaaataaaaactaaataaaatttatataaaattgaaaaataaagtattgataaaaaataattaattaaattaattaaaaaaataaaatttatataaaatttatataaaattgaaaaataaagtattgataaaaaataataaattaaattaataaaaaaaataaaattaaaaatataattgtaggagagttatttttaaataaaattaattaaaaaattaaaactaaatgagaattaaatgaaattaaaaaaataaaaaggagggCTTTTGGCAGGGAGAGAGAGGGGAGGTGGAGTGGGTGTGCGTTGACCCGGGGGAAGCAGCTCTCATCACAAATATATTATGATACTGTCGAATTACAAACCAGATAGACCCTCGTTAAAAGTTTTATATTTCTCATTAGAATGGCATTAACGTAGTATGGGCATCCGTACTCTTCTTGTATTACGTTGAACCAAATATATTATACACGAGAGAGGTCACCGTCACAGCTCCTCCTCTCGCCGTGGGCCTGATCCACCGGCGACGTTCTCCTTCACCGACGTCAACTTTTCCTTAGCCAACTCCATCGCTTCCTTCGCCGGCTCCGCCTTCTCTCGGGCTTTCTTTCTGGCAGCCTCGGTGGTCTCTTCGGTTGATTCCTTCGCCCTCCCGGCTTTATCCTTGGCCTTACCCCCGGCGGCCTCCGTTGTCTCTTTTGCCTTCTCAGCCGCACTCTCTGTGGCCTCTTTGGCCTTCTCTTTTTCCTTACCTGCGAGCTCTTCCGCGGTTTCCTTCGCAGTCGACGCCTTCTCTTTCACCTTGCCTGCAAGCTCCTCAGAAGTTTCCTTGGCGGCCTCCCTGAATTTTGCAACCTTCTCTGCTGTGCGACTTCCAGCTTCTGCAAGATTGCGCGAGCAGCATTAATCTAAAAAACTTTCTGCTCGTGAATTTAACACACTACCAACCCGAGACGCCTTCTTTAATCACGTCTGAAGTCTTCTTAGCTGCTTCTCCAGCTTGCTTTGCCTTCTCTACATATTCCTACAGTAGGTCAGCACCGAGAACATGATAGAGGAAGATGGAGCACGCGCGCGTGATGAACATGTTCTCACCGTAGGCCGTCTCTCTGGCTGCCTCCCGAGCCTTCTCCGCGGCCTCTTCGGCTTTCTTCGAAGTGTCTCTCTCCTCCTCATGGCCTTCGTGGTGGTGTTTACTGAGACCAAGTCCTCCGGTGATCTTTTCCTTGGCCCACTCGGTCCACGACTCGTCCTTTTCCCCATCGCTAATTCCCTGCTCCGTCTCATCCTCGGTTGTCACTTTTGACGCCGTCGCCACGGCCGGCGCAGGAATTTCCACCGCCACAAGGAGCAACAGCAGCAAAAAAAGCAGCGACGAGGTTCGAGGATGCATATCGTCGAGCAGCTAACCGACCGTGTCGAGTTTCCTTCTCATCGAGCAGAGATGAGTCAAAATTTAAGGAGGACAAAGTGCATGCGATGGAGCGGTGGCGCACGCCATGTGTCCGACATCGTCTTGGAGCGACGGCGCGTGTCCGAGATCGACGCCAGCGCATGGAACAGCAGCTTAATCATCCATGAACCTTCTTGAGCTGCAATAAACATGGCAAACCAATGCAATGCTTTAGGACGGAAGACACTTGTAAGTTTGGAATATTGACTCATGGAGACAATAGAGTTTTCATcagatgaaaaattgaaaaaaaaaatacggaGACAAATCATCAACAAAAGTTCTTTTCCTTGAATTTAATGAGGAGCTTCTGATCACCTCATTAGTTGTTGCAGCAGCTCCAAGTTTCATCAATTTCCCTCTTCTGAAGTTGGCATAGTCTGAGATCAATCCAACATCCACTTCATGCTTCATCATCTCCAGTAATCTCCTCAGAACCTGCAGCAATATTAGATTCTGAAACAATCAGTTGATCCGTAAATTTTGCAAGAGAATTACGAGTCATACTGCATCAGTTATGCTTCTGAGTACATCCTCTGGAACTTGAATTACAGTGTAGAATGGAatataaacaaacaaaagaatttTTTGGGATTGTTGTTTCAATTTGATGATTAGCAGAGATCTGCTGATATAGCTTGAAGCTCCAGGGCATTGATGGCATGGTGGCACATATGGTGGGTACTCTTCCCCATTTGATCTGCATCTCAACCTCATCACCACAACTAGACTCACCGATGCACAAAGGtgtaaataaaagattataataTTTTTGCATTTAGCAAGATCAATTATCATGGATAAATGTCAATGAAAGATAGATTAAGTTACATCACCCCCTACCACAATGTGGTTGCTGCCATTCAACCACCATAATTTGCACTACATATTACTGATGAAACcttactctatttttttttttcctatttggaGACCACAACCAATCTCCTGGCTACCAATTTGATGCCTGCATTCTGTTGGAAATCATAGATGTCTGTATTGAAATAAGCATCAACTGTAGTTCCTGGCACAAATATTGTTTCAAGCTCAGAGGCATCTAATCTGCTGAAAACAAGCTTCTGCATATTCCCAGAAGGATCTTTGTGGTACATCTCAGTGGAGTATATGGCCCCATCACGATTAGCCACAGTAGGGATGCTGCAGATAAGGTAAACAATAACAAGTGTATCAGTTAAATACTAGGTTCTAAGCACAATGTGCATAGCTGCTAACAGGTTATAAAATTTAAACTACGAAATACATTCGAGAGAAGCTTATGGATACAAGCAGAAGAACAAGGCCCTACTGGAATTTTCTTATCAGTAGATACTACATAGTTCTTTAATTCTCCTGTTCTGGCACGAGACTTCTCAGTTATGTGATAAAGTTTGCAGAAAGTAGAATATTTTAAATTCTTCTGGTTTTAAGAAGAGTAAAAAAGGAAAGAACAAGTCAAGTGTAGCTCTCGGACCGATTATATACGTCCTTTGATAATTATAATCCATGTTTCATTAAGGTGTCGAATATGAAAGCACTCGGTGAAAATCTTTTCAGCAATTTATGTAAGAGGTGTTAAGGATAAAGATGTAGATAATGAATTGCAAGAAACTTACTGCAGACGAATAGTGAAGGTATTTGAGTGGCCAAGCCTCTTTAGCACAGGTCGCCATTCAGAGTTGCTATCAGAATTCTGAGATGCTACTTGAGCAACTTGGTCGCAGATATCCAAAACCTTGCATAAGTTCTCTGGAGCACCCACCACAATACTTAGCTTTGGGCGGCCGGCATAGTCTATGAATCTTGAGTTGACACCAAAATGAATCATCATCCCCGTACAAAAAAGCTGCAAGGGACAATCTCTGTAAAGTAGAACAATCTTTCGAGAACTTTGGATTGTAGGTGCTCTGATCTTGTTTGGTAACACTTGATCAACCTCCAAAAATCCAGCATACCCATGGGAATTTTCAGTAGGAACTGAGGTAGAAATAATGTCACAATCAGATGTTATTTGGGCCAACTGTGTGTCAGACTGTAACAAGTCTATGTTCATTTTCACCGCCATGTTGGAAAGATCCTCAGATACAGGAGTACTAGGTCCAGCTTGATCACTGGTATTCAAAATATGTCTGTTTATTTGCTGATCATTGAATTCGTCAGAAGGTGAGTACAGATTTTGCTGAGAACGAGAAGCATTCCAGTAGGCCGCTGTTCTTGATGTAATACCGTTGGGCACCAAATTATCAAGAGAAAAAACATCTGGGAGACTCACCTCCTGAGAAAAGGATACTTTTAGATATAGAGATGAAAATACCGAAAAGCATTAACATCCTAATTAACATTAGTATAGAAGTAAACAAAAAATTATACATGATTAGTCTGAGGGGTTGATGACTCCACATGTTTCAGGTTATTATTCACAAGCGTGATTAAGTGATTCAGAAATTCATACAAACAACTCCATTATAAGTTATTAGATAAGGGGGAAAAATGAAATGGACAATTAATTCATTAGCTCGATGTTATGCATATAGTAAGAGTAGTGTTTAATTTTcccaaaaaaaatataataacaataaattTTTAGTGCAAAATTGTTTGATGcctcaaaaatttaaattactcCTCATCTTTCAGAACAGTGTAGGTCATAATTCACAATTCATGCTGAAATACAGCTCGCATGCCTTGGCTGATATAACCATTTTATCAGATAATTAGCAACAAAGCAAAAAAGGGAATGTCAACAGTTAATCGCATTTTATCTGCTCAAATAGGATGGAGATATTTGACTAATTAGGATAATCTCAGAATTAAAATAACAAGTTTAGTGTGTAAATGGTTTAGATTATTCAGTGTGTGAAAGAACACACGGATATAATGAACTTAAGGTTAGGTCCCATCAGTTACAATAGTGACCTAGATAGATAAACAGGAGACTAGGTGAGTATACGTAGACAAAGATGAAAAGTTTATGGAAGAAGAATCATATATAAATCTAAAATAGATCACAAATCTATGAACCTTCAATCGCAACTTTCTCAATATGAATAAATTGTAAAAATTCAAAAGATGGCAAAGCAACCGGAGAAGTTATTTCCTTTTACAGCAATTACACAGTGACATAAAGGCATGTGCTTACCAAGAACAGAACTGCAGCACAACACTTGAGAACTTCAAGGTTCATTCGAACATCATCTAGGCTCCTGGCCAAACAGAGAATTGATtaaaaaaacaaatgaaaaattACGTTACAGTATATTGCTGATATTAGTCAAAGAGCTAGGAATGATCCCATTTTGTACTCAAAATGCAAAAATACGAAAGGGGTAAAGATGTGCACTAGACTCTATCCATGTATTCCTGTATTTTCTTTTCTGCTGAGTTTTTTATTACTTTAAAAAGGTAAACTAAACATCAAGTTTAGCGTGTTGTTAGAGAAACCATTTCATGTATTGAACTGGAGTCCTATCAATTTTGTTTTCTCCAAGCTTGAGCTTAAGGATGCTAAACAAATTAGTATTCAATCATAGTCAAGGCTCAAGAAGTTCTAGCACAATGAGAATCATAATAGTTATTGATACAATTAATCATGTTTATGCTTTTCATTTTAAGCATGAATTGTTCCCATTGAAGAAGCAATTGGGGGCATCTTTAGCTACCAACAGAAGGATACATATTGTCAATTTCAATACAGAATATAAGTAGCTATCTTCGATCTAGTCTGTAGGATTTTTACAACAACATATAATGGAGCAATCTAGGACAGATGTCTGCACAATTAAAAATCATATGATTGAAACAGAAAGTAATCAGTGGTAGAATTATAGCGGCACACTCTTGCCACAGAGAAAAAAGAGGTACAATAGTTACCTGTGTTTCTGTTGTCCGAGCCCAAAGTAAGTTGCCAAACTAGCCATCTGCGTGAGAACGTGGTTCAGTTCATTTCAAGAGCAATCGGAGGTAACTGACATAGTATTACCGATTCATAAGGACTAAAAGTTGATGGACAGAGCCAAAGAAATTAGAGTTGAAGGAGATAAAAGATGGGCATTGTGTGAAATCAACAACAATACTTTCATGTCCCCAGCTCGTCTGCCGAATTTTTGAGTAAGCAAAGGCAATGTATCAATTATGCCCTTGGGCTCAGGAGCCGCCAGCCCGATCTCCTCAAACGCCTCTCTTATCCGAGGGCAATCAAACCTAATAATATTGTGCCCTGCCCAAACTCGTCCTGCACATCAACAACCCCGTCAAAATGAAAACCCACGAAACAAATCAAGGGATCAAAATTTCACCGTTGAGCACGTCAAAAACGCGGTCAGCGACGTCGTGGAAGGTCGGGGCGGTGGAGACGACGTCGGGGCCGATGCCGTTGCAGCGGATGGAAACGGAGGAAATGGCGGCGAGGTCCGCGGGGCGGATGAGGGTGGAGTAGCACCCGACCTCCACCAGCCGTCGCGGGCAGACGAGAATGGCCCCAAATTCCAGCAGCGCGAACCTTTCGCCAGAGCGGCTCGGCACCGTCGTCTCCACGTCGAAGAACACGATCTCCGACCCGTTCGCTTCCATGCCCTCCTCTCTCCAGCAAGGAGCGAACGCTGGATCGAAGAGTTCGAACAAGTACTGGAACTGATTCGAAGCGTAATGTTGGAGAAAGGAATGGATTGTGATTCAGACAAAGGTAGAACGTTACGGCAAGCACAAGTTGTACCATTTCAGACTTCAATCAAAGATCACGCatataaaaagaaaaacattCGCAAATATCCTTGAAAGTAACAGCATGAACTCCAAAACGTATGTCTAAAATTGAACATGAAATGACCTCCATAAGATATCAACTACTCACTGTTTACCTACCTTAAATAAGGGACTTTGAATTAAGTTCTCGGAGCTGCATTTTTTAATCATCATGAATACAAATATGAGTATAAATAAATGTCAGAAATTGGGACTAAACTTCTGCAGTAGGATCAGTCATTACAGCAGTTTCTTTCTCTCAAAAAATGTCTTCAAATGCCATAACTGCAAGCCCGCAACCGAAGCACACACAGCAAGTGAAAGGAAGCTTAGCCAAGCCATCCTTGAGTTGGTAGATCTGTTCATGTCTTGCATTTGCTCCTCCCTGATCAACAA from Zingiber officinale cultivar Zhangliang chromosome 4B, Zo_v1.1, whole genome shotgun sequence includes:
- the LOC121975380 gene encoding late embryogenesis abundant protein, group 3-like, whose translation is MHPRTSSLLFLLLLLLVAVEIPAPAVATASKVTTEDETEQGISDGEKDESWTEWAKEKITGGLGLSKHHHEGHEEERDTSKKAEEAAEKAREAARETAYEKAKQAGEAAKKTSDVIKEGVSEAGSRTAEKVAKFREAAKETSEELAGKVKEKASTAKETAEELAGKEKEKAKEATESAAEKAKETTEAAGGKAKDKAGRAKESTEETTEAARKKAREKAEPAKEAMELAKEKLTSVKENVAGGSGPRREEEL
- the LOC121975379 gene encoding protein NEN1-like isoform X2, whose amino-acid sequence is MEANGSEIVFFDVETTVPSRSGERFALLEFGAILVCPRRLVEVGCYSTLIRPADLAAISSVSIRCNGIGPDVVSTAPTFHDVADRVFDVLNGRVWAGHNIIRFDCPRIREAFEEIGLAAPEPKGIIDTLPLLTQKFGRRAGDMKMASLATYFGLGQQKHRSLDDVRMNLEVLKCCAAVLFLEQNLYSPSDEFNDQQINRHILNTSDQAGPSTPVSEDLSNMAVKMNIDLLQSDTQLAQITSDCDIISTSVPTENSHGYAGFLEVDQVLPNKIRAPTIQSSRKIVLLYRDCPLQLFCTGMMIHFGVNSRFIDYAGRPKLSIVVGAPENLCKVLDICDQVAQVASQNSDSNSEWRPVLKRLGHSNTFTIRLHIPTVANRDGAIYSTEMYHKDPSGNMQKLVFSRLDASELETIFVPGTTVDAYFNTDIYDFQQNAGIKLVARRLVVVSK
- the LOC121975379 gene encoding protein NEN1-like isoform X1 — encoded protein: MEANGSEIVFFDVETTVPSRSGERFALLEFGAILVCPRRLVEVGCYSTLIRPADLAAISSVSIRCNGIGPDVVSTAPTFHDVADRVFDVLNGRVWAGHNIIRFDCPRIREAFEEIGLAAPEPKGIIDTLPLLTQKFGRRAGDMKMASLATYFGLGQQKHRSLDDVRMNLEVLKCCAAVLFLEVSLPDVFSLDNLVPNGITSRTAAYWNASRSQQNLYSPSDEFNDQQINRHILNTSDQAGPSTPVSEDLSNMAVKMNIDLLQSDTQLAQITSDCDIISTSVPTENSHGYAGFLEVDQVLPNKIRAPTIQSSRKIVLLYRDCPLQLFCTGMMIHFGVNSRFIDYAGRPKLSIVVGAPENLCKVLDICDQVAQVASQNSDSNSEWRPVLKRLGHSNTFTIRLHIPTVANRDGAIYSTEMYHKDPSGNMQKLVFSRLDASELETIFVPGTTVDAYFNTDIYDFQQNAGIKLVARRLVVVSK